A single window of Streptococcus cristatus ATCC 51100 DNA harbors:
- the csx19 gene encoding type III-D CRISPR-associated protein Csx19: protein MTKFQTIKSKITPLTQFDSLSLSGYTYAVYYWSDGVEIKECSSENKIETSRTGAYLLELRAFNENKELYLIRVEDGEHAYQGRIRQDKTGDDILIFDEEHKIWGDPEKNCSENGSTTLKEDRGIEVTLPIPVDKGETAFITVRNYFNTADGDLQSVDWRFVAFSTKEATPYLSEVKGENDA from the coding sequence ATGACGAAGTTTCAAACGATAAAGAGTAAGATAACGCCTTTAACCCAGTTTGATAGCCTATCCCTATCAGGCTATACTTATGCTGTCTATTATTGGAGTGATGGAGTCGAAATAAAGGAATGCTCTTCGGAGAACAAGATCGAAACGAGTAGAACGGGAGCCTATCTTCTAGAGCTGCGTGCTTTTAATGAAAATAAAGAACTCTATCTTATCCGAGTGGAAGATGGTGAACATGCTTATCAAGGTCGTATCAGACAAGATAAGACGGGGGATGATATTCTTATTTTCGATGAAGAACATAAGATTTGGGGAGATCCAGAGAAAAACTGTAGCGAAAATGGTAGTACCACTCTAAAAGAAGACCGTGGCATTGAAGTTACTCTGCCTATTCCTGTTGACAAAGGAGAGACTGCCTTTATCACTGTACGGAATTATTTCAATACCGCTGATGGAGACTTACAGTCAGTCGACTGGCGTTTTGTTGCTTTTAGTACAAAAGAAGCAACTCCTTACCTATCAGAAGTTAAAGGAGAAAATGATGCCTGA
- a CDS encoding RAMP superfamily CRISPR-associated protein, which produces MMPDNTYKFINPYTFLSIKDEAPNRTNLRKGSLSGRIHCKLSIESPTFIPNTSKTFEEKFDKDTLKGQDFFSYQDLSQESKFPLKAPEQPRIPGSEIRGMIRNVYEQLTNSCLSVIDDKNLTHMRISLSKEPGLWNRKENTLIGCERRKISKAEIKSKYYKSGERICYGNSYKVGHVIVGEYFSKNKKKSESLFYPKEIYQKFKHNEQEINLYEATYQEIESITKDSTAACFLIQPNDIVRFEKVLEEYGKKNAHRDYAKAYFNVDKNPILPVFYTQVDGVLYMSPACITREVFNHTISEILRDNHSGHQPCDGAGDQWCPACCLFGKIGQDGEGHALASRLRFCDSEPIREAEFEAPLVLPILGEPHYSATEFYLQPPKDGNTRFWNYDYHIKGRTADTNISHADRESYTPRLTGRKVYWLGQDTHAKDKYNKNNYKMRNKVRCLTKGNCEFDIFFEDVTEEELKLLLWCIRLEPDSDCFHRIGRGKPFGMGKVKIIVEGLDEITYSLDENHKLKRNTRDIKSDYEGISYSDEQKAIMKHLSSYMKVINDTIDYPRLEENGPIYEWFANNKGKNLGKVYIREILAPYPETGVVSRDN; this is translated from the coding sequence ATGATGCCTGACAATACATATAAATTTATCAATCCCTATACTTTCTTGTCTATCAAAGATGAAGCTCCTAATCGAACCAATCTGCGAAAAGGCTCCCTATCAGGAAGGATTCACTGTAAACTAAGCATAGAGTCTCCGACTTTTATTCCTAATACCAGTAAGACTTTTGAAGAAAAATTCGACAAAGATACTTTAAAAGGGCAAGATTTCTTTTCTTACCAAGACTTGAGCCAAGAAAGTAAATTCCCTTTAAAAGCTCCAGAACAACCCCGGATTCCAGGGAGCGAAATCCGAGGCATGATTCGCAATGTCTACGAACAATTAACCAATTCGTGTCTATCAGTTATTGATGATAAAAATCTGACCCATATGCGGATCAGCTTATCCAAGGAGCCAGGATTATGGAATAGAAAAGAGAATACTTTAATTGGCTGCGAGAGAAGAAAGATTTCAAAAGCAGAAATAAAAAGCAAATACTATAAGAGTGGAGAAAGAATTTGTTATGGTAACTCCTATAAAGTAGGTCATGTGATAGTTGGAGAATACTTTTCTAAAAATAAAAAGAAATCAGAATCACTTTTCTACCCGAAAGAAATTTATCAGAAGTTTAAGCATAATGAACAAGAAATAAATTTGTATGAGGCTACTTATCAGGAAATAGAAAGCATTACAAAAGATAGCACTGCTGCATGCTTTCTTATACAGCCGAATGATATTGTAAGATTTGAAAAGGTATTGGAAGAATATGGAAAAAAGAATGCGCATAGAGATTATGCAAAAGCATATTTTAATGTAGATAAGAATCCGATACTACCAGTATTTTATACACAAGTAGATGGTGTCCTATATATGTCCCCTGCTTGTATCACGCGTGAAGTTTTTAATCATACGATTTCGGAGATACTCCGAGACAATCATTCTGGGCACCAGCCTTGTGATGGAGCTGGCGACCAGTGGTGTCCAGCCTGTTGTCTGTTTGGTAAGATAGGGCAAGATGGAGAAGGGCATGCTCTAGCTTCACGTTTGCGTTTTTGTGATAGCGAGCCTATCAGGGAAGCAGAATTTGAAGCCCCCTTGGTTTTACCGATACTTGGTGAGCCCCACTATTCTGCGACCGAATTTTATTTACAACCTCCTAAAGATGGGAATACACGTTTTTGGAATTACGACTACCACATCAAAGGTCGTACAGCGGATACTAATATTTCGCATGCGGATCGGGAAAGCTACACTCCTCGCTTAACGGGACGTAAGGTTTATTGGCTCGGCCAAGATACACATGCTAAGGATAAATATAATAAAAACAATTACAAAATGCGCAATAAGGTTCGTTGTTTAACAAAAGGGAATTGTGAATTTGACATTTTTTTTGAGGATGTGACCGAAGAAGAGCTGAAGCTCTTACTCTGGTGTATAAGACTTGAACCTGATTCTGATTGCTTCCATAGGATTGGGCGTGGTAAACCATTCGGTATGGGGAAGGTTAAGATAATTGTTGAAGGGCTGGACGAAATCACTTATAGCTTAGATGAGAATCATAAATTAAAAAGAAACACTCGCGATATTAAGTCGGATTATGAAGGAATAAGCTACTCCGACGAACAAAAGGCTATCATGAAGCATCTTTCTAGCTATATGAAAGTGATTAATGACACCATTGACTATCCAAGGCTTGAGGAAAACGGACCAATTTACGAATGGTTTGCTAACAATAAAGGTAAGAACTTAGGAAAAGTCTATATTCGAGAAATTTTGGCTCCATATCCTGAAACGGGGGTTGTTAGTCGAGATAACTAG